A genomic window from Peromyscus maniculatus bairdii isolate BWxNUB_F1_BW_parent chromosome 1, HU_Pman_BW_mat_3.1, whole genome shotgun sequence includes:
- the Zc3h4 gene encoding zinc finger CCCH domain-containing protein 4 isoform X2, with protein MLRGREDGELEEGELEDDGAEETQDAPGGQERSRKEKGEKHHSDSDEEKSHRRLKRKRKKEREKEKRRSKKRRKSKHKRHASSSDDFSDFSDDSDFSPSEKSHRKYRDYSPPYAPSHQQYSSSHNTPLPKKSYSKMDSKSYSMYEDYENEQYGEYEGDEEEDMGKEDYDDFTKELNQYRRAKEGSRGRGSRGRGRGYRGRGSRGGSRGRGMGRGSRGRGRGSVGEHPEDEEDLYEEEMEYGESEEPMGDDDYDEYSKELNQYRRSKDSRGRGLSRGRGRGSRGGRGKGMGRGRGRGGRGGMSKGGMNDDEDFYDDDMGDGGGGSYRRSDHDKPHQQSDKKGKVICKYFVEGRCTWGDHCNFSHDIELPKKRELCKFYITGFCARAENCPYMHGDFPCKLYHTTGNCINGDDCMFSHDPLTEETRELLDKMLADDAEAGAEDEKEVEELKKQGINPLPKPPPGVGLLPTPPRPPGPPAPTSPNGRPMQGGPPPPPPPPPPPPGPPQMALPAHEPLSPQQLQQDMYNKKIPSLFEIVVRPTGQLAEKLGVRFPGPGGPSGPMGPGPNMGPPGPMGGPMHPDMHPDMHPDMHPDMHPDMHPDMHPDMHPDMHPDMPMGPAMNPGPPMGPGGPPMMPYGPGDSPHSGMMPPIPPVQNFYENFYPQQEGMEMEPGLVGDTEDYGHYEELPGQPGEPLFPEHPLEPDSFPEGGPPGRLKAGAGVPDFLPSAQRALYLRIQQKQQEEERARRLAESSKQDRENEEGDTGNWYSSDEDEGGSSVTSILKTLRQQTSSRPQAAVGEPSGSGLGDPRLQKGHPTGGRLADPRLSRDPRLSRHAETSGGTGPGDSGPSDPRLARALPTSKTEGSLHSSPAGPSSSKGQTPAEEEEGERALREKAVSIPLDPLPGHPLRDPRSQLQQFSHIKKDVTLSKPSFARTVLWNPEDLIPLPIPKQDVPPVPAALQSLPALDPRLHRSTPPGPPNTRQRPGSTDPSTSGSNLPDFELLSRILKTVNVNTPGQSDKPSDPRVRKTPTDPRLQKSADPAAASRAAKPCPTEASPPAASPSGDSSPPATAPYDPRVLAAGGLGQGSSSGQSSVLSGISLYDPRTPNAGGKAAEPASDTSAQPKGPEGNGKSSASKAKEPPFVRKSALEQPETGKASADGAAATDRYNSYNRPRPKASAAPAAASSTPPPEGATPQPGVHNLPVPTLFGTVKPAPKTGTGSPFAGNSPAREGEQDAGSLKDVFKGFDPTASPFCQ; from the exons AAA CGCCATGCTTCTTCCAGTGATGATTTCTCGGACTTCTCAGATGACTCCGATTTCAGCCCCAGTGAGAAGAGTCACCGCAAGTACCGCGACTATAGCCCGCCATACGCACCG TCCCACCAGCAGTACTCCTCATCACACAACACGCCCCTGCCCAAGAAGTCCTACTCCAAGATGGATAGCAAGAGCTACAGCATGTACGAGGACTACGAGAATGAGCAGTATGGGGAGTATGagggagatgaagaggaggaCATGGGCAAGGAAGACTATGACGACTTCACCAAAGAGCTGAACCAGTACCGGCGTGCCAAGGAGGGCAGCCGGGGCCGAG GTAGCCGAGGCCGGGGCAGGGGCTACAGGGGCCGTGGAAGCCGAGGAGGATCTCGAGGCCGAGGAATGGGCAGGGGCAGCCGAGGCCGGGGCAGAGGCTCTGTGGGAGAGCACCCAGAGGATGAAGAAGACTTGTACGAGGAGGAGATGGAA TATGGAGAGAGCGAGGAGCCCATGGGAGATGATGACTACGATGAGTACTCCAAGGAGCTGAACCAGTACCGCAGGTCCAAGGACAGCCGAGGCCGAG GCTTAAGTCGAGGCCGAGGCCGGGGTTCCCGAGGAGGCCGAGGGAAGGGGATGGGCCGGGGCCGAGGTCGAGGCGGCAGAGGGGGAATGAGCAAGGGCGGGATGAACGATGACGAAGACTTCTACGATGATGACATGGGC GATGGCGGGGGTGGAAGCTACCGGCGGAGTGACCATGACAAGCCCCACCAGCAGTCTGATAAGAAAGGCAAAGTCATCTGCAAGTACTTCGTGGAGGGGCGATGCACTTGG GGAGACCACTGCAATTTCAGCCACGACATCGAACTGCCGAAGAAGCGAGAGCTGTGCAAGTTTTACATCACGGGGTTCTGTGCCCGGGCTGAGAACTGCCCCTACATGCATG GGGACTTTCCCTGTAAGTTATACCACACCACTGGGAACTGCATCAACGGTGACGACTGCATGTTCTCCCATGACCCGCTGACCGAGGAGACCCGAGAACTCTTAGATAAG ATGCTGGCTGATGACGCAGAAGCAGGGGCTGAGGACGAGAAGGAGGTGGAAGAGCTGAAGAAGCAGGGCATCAACCCCTTGCCCAAGCCACCTCCTGGCGTGGGGCTCCTGCCCACCCCTCCCAGGCCCCCTGggcccccagctcccacctcTCCTAATGGCAGGCCCATGCAGGGtggccctcctcccccacccccgccccctcctcctcctcctggccctCCTCAAATGGCCCTGCCGGCACATGAGCCACTGTCCccgcagcagctgcagcaggacaTGTACAACAAGAAGATCCCGTCTTTGTTTGAGATTGTGGTGCGGCCCACAGGGCAGCTAGCAGAGAAGTTGGGTGTGAG GTTCCCTGGACCTGGTGGACCCTCAGGGCCAATGGGTCCTGGCCCCAACATGGGACCCCCAGGGCCAATGGGGGGACCCATGCATCCTGACATGCACCCTGACATGCACCCTGACATGCACCCAGATATGCACCCCGATATGCATCCTGACATGCACCCTGACATGCACCCCGACATGCATCCCGACATGCCAATGGGTCCTGCCATGAACCCTGGCCCTCCCATGGGTCCTGGTGGCCCCCCGATGATGCCCTATGGTCCTGGAGACTCCCCACACTCGGGAATGATGCCTCCCATCCCGCCAGTCCAAAACTTCTACGAGAACTTCTACCCGCAGCAAGAAGGCATGGAAATGGAGCCGGGGCTCGTTGGGGATACAG AGGACTACGGGCACTACGAAGAGCTGCCGGGGCAGCCTGGGGAGCCCCTCTTCCCCGAGCACCCTCTGGAGCCCGACAGCTTCCCCGAGGGAGGGCCCCCAGGCCGGCTGAAAGCGGGCGCCGGTGTCCCCGACTTCCTGCCCTCGGCCCAGAGGGCCCTGTACCTGAGGATccagcagaagcagcaggaggaggagagagcgaGGAGGCTGGCTGAGAGCAGCAAGCAGGACCGGGAGAATGAGGAAG GTGACACCGGAAACTGGTACTCAAGTGACGAGGACGAGGGGGGAAGCAGTGTCACATCCATCCTCAAGACCTTGAGGCAACAGACGTCAAGCCGACCCCAGGCTGCAGTTGGGGAACCGAGCGGCAGTGGACTGGGGGATCCCCGCCTGCAGAAGGGACACCCCACAGGAGGCCGGCTGGCTGACCCCCGCCTCAGCCGTGACCCCAGACTCAGCCGCCATGCAGAGACTTCAGGGGGCACTGGCCCAGGGGACTCGGGGCCCTCTGACCCTCGGTTGGCTCGTGCCCTGCCCACCTCCAAGACGGAAGGCAGCCTTCATTCCAGCCCTGCAGGCCCCAGCAGTTCCAAAGGACAGAcccctgcagaggaggaggagggggagcggGCCTTGCGCGAGAAGGCTGTGAGCATCCCCCTGGACCCCCTGCCTGGGCACCCACTGCGGGACCCCCGCTCTCAGCTGCAGCAGTTCAGTCACATCAAGAAGGACGTGACCCTGAGCAAGCCGAGCTTCGCCCGCACTGTGCTCTGGAACCCTGAGGACCTAATCCCCCTGCCCATCCCCAAGCAGGACGTGCCCCCGGTGCCTGCTGCCCTGCAGTCCTTGCCCGCCCTGGACCCCAGGCTGCACCGCTCCACACCCCCTGGACCCCCCAACACCCGGCAGCGTCCTGGCTCCACAGACCCCAGCACATCTGGCTCTAACCTACCCGACTTTGAACTCCTCTCTCGAATCCTCAAGACTGTCAACGTCAACACCCCTGGCCAGAGTGACAAACCCAGCGACCCCAGGGTGCGGAAGACCCCGACTGACCCCAGATTACAGAAGTCCGCAGACCCTGCGGCAGCATCCCGTGCAGCCAAGCCCTGTCCCACCGAAGCCTCACCTCCTGCCGCCAGCCCAAGTGGAGACTCGTCCCCGCCGGCCACAGCCCCCTATGACCCCCGAGTGCTGGCAGCTGGTGGCCTGGGCCAGGGCAGCAGCAGCGGGCAGAGCAGTGTGCTGAGTGGCATCAGCTTGTATGACCCAAGGACTCCCAATGCAGGTGGCAAAGCTGCAGAGCCCGCCTCCGACACGAGCGCTCAGCCCAAGGGTCCCGAGGGCAATGGCAAGAGCTCCGCCTCCAAGGCAAAGGAGCCCCCGTTTGTCCGCAAGTCTGCGCTGGAGCAGCCAGAGACGGGGAAGGCCAGCGCAGATGGGGCCGCAGCCACGGACAGATACAACAGCTACAACCGGCCCCGGCCCAAGGCCTCTGCAGCCCCCGCTGCTGCCTCGTCCACCCCGCCCCCCGAGGGGGCCACACCCCAGCCCGGGGTGCACAACCTGCCAGTGCCCACCCTCTTTGGGACTGTGAAGCCAGCCCCCAAAACAGGCACAGGAAGCCCATTTGCTGGCAACAGCCCTGCCCGGGAGGGTGAGCAGGATGCGGGGTCCCTGAAGGACGTTTTTAAAGGCTTTGACCCCACAGCTTCCCCCTTTTGCCAGTAG